One genomic window of Neisseria sp. oral taxon 014 str. F0314 includes the following:
- the tsaA gene encoding tRNA (N6-threonylcarbamoyladenosine(37)-N6)-methyltransferase TrmO: MRYTIEAIAIVHSPYKQKFGIARQPGLVPAAEVCIKLNSKFTADSVRGLESFEYVWISFIFHSVIGEGWSPLVRPPRLGGRQKMGVFATRSPHRPNHMGLSLLKLERIETGRPVKIYCSGADLLDGTPVTDIKPYIPFIESKPDARSGFATEKPEQLNIEWAENCGKELSDKEREIISQSIAQDPRPAYQNIPERIYVMNILDYEVKFQIRNKTAFIISTDTYQKP, from the coding sequence ATGCGGTATACTATCGAAGCCATCGCCATCGTACATTCTCCCTACAAACAAAAATTCGGCATTGCCCGCCAACCGGGATTAGTACCGGCAGCAGAAGTATGTATCAAATTAAATTCCAAATTTACTGCCGACAGCGTACGCGGATTAGAATCCTTTGAATATGTGTGGATAAGTTTTATTTTTCACTCAGTTATCGGAGAAGGTTGGTCGCCGCTGGTACGCCCACCACGTTTAGGCGGAAGGCAGAAAATGGGCGTATTTGCCACGCGCAGCCCGCACCGGCCGAACCATATGGGCTTATCGTTATTGAAACTGGAACGGATAGAAACCGGACGGCCGGTCAAAATCTATTGCAGCGGAGCGGATTTGCTGGACGGTACGCCTGTAACGGATATCAAACCCTATATTCCTTTCATCGAGTCCAAACCTGATGCCCGCAGCGGGTTTGCAACGGAAAAGCCCGAGCAACTCAACATTGAATGGGCAGAAAATTGCGGTAAAGAATTATCCGATAAAGAACGCGAAATCATCAGTCAAAGTATTGCACAAGACCCACGTCCGGCTTATCAAAATATTCCCGAGAGAATTTATGTAATGAATATTTTAGATTATGAAGTAAAATTCCAAATTCGGAATAAAACCGCCTTTATCATCAGCACCGATACCTACCAAAAACCATAA